The following are encoded together in the Gasterosteus aculeatus chromosome 7, fGasAcu3.hap1.1, whole genome shotgun sequence genome:
- the pcp4a gene encoding calmodulin regulator protein PCP4a isoform X1: MSERQASGAMTGNSKPSAGPGPKSQQKVPSKHEKNKNNLPQDFDIDMDNPETEKAAVAIQSQFRRFQKKKQDVKS; the protein is encoded by the exons agACAAGCATCCGGAGCAATGACTGGAAACAGCAAACCATCTGCTGGACCAG GTCCTAAAAGTCAACAAAAGGTTCCATCCAAAC AtgagaagaacaagaacaacCTCCCCCAGGACTTCGACATCGATATGGACAACCCGGAGACGGAGAAGGCCGCCGTGGCCATTCAGTCGCAGTTCAGGAGATTCCAGAAAAAGAAGCAGGATGTGAAGTCATAG
- the pcp4a gene encoding calmodulin regulator protein PCP4a isoform X2 gives MSERQASGAMTGNSKPSAGPDEKNKNNLPQDFDIDMDNPETEKAAVAIQSQFRRFQKKKQDVKS, from the exons agACAAGCATCCGGAGCAATGACTGGAAACAGCAAACCATCTGCTGGACCAG AtgagaagaacaagaacaacCTCCCCCAGGACTTCGACATCGATATGGACAACCCGGAGACGGAGAAGGCCGCCGTGGCCATTCAGTCGCAGTTCAGGAGATTCCAGAAAAAGAAGCAGGATGTGAAGTCATAG